A DNA window from Streptomyces parvus contains the following coding sequences:
- a CDS encoding IS481 family transposase — MSHRNARLTVHGRRILVDRVLGGRPVAHVAAEMGISRPTAHKWIRRWRAEGDSGLADRSSRPHRTPHRTPRAVEARVCDLRRTRKLGPARIGPVLGLPASTVHRILTRHSLNRLSWIDRPTGTLIRRYERDRPGELIHIDVKKLGRIPDGGGHRTLGRQAGRATRSNMGFDYIHSAVDDHSRLAYSEIHPDEKVATCAGFLTRAAAFFHRQGIPRIERVLTDNAWAYRKGLAWRNALADLGATGKLTRAYRPQTNGKVERFNRTLLDEWAYIRPYTANTERAEALADFLHTYNHHRSHTALGGHPPITRVNNPAGQYT, encoded by the coding sequence GTGTCCCACCGTAATGCCCGGCTGACCGTTCACGGCAGGCGAATCCTGGTCGATCGCGTCCTCGGTGGGCGGCCAGTTGCCCATGTGGCGGCCGAAATGGGCATATCCAGGCCTACCGCCCACAAGTGGATCCGCCGTTGGCGCGCGGAGGGTGACTCGGGCCTGGCCGACCGCTCCAGCAGGCCCCATCGCACACCGCACCGCACCCCACGGGCCGTCGAGGCTCGCGTCTGCGACCTCCGCAGGACCCGCAAGCTCGGCCCCGCCCGCATCGGCCCGGTCCTGGGCCTGCCCGCCTCGACCGTGCACCGGATCCTGACCCGCCACAGTCTGAACCGGCTGTCCTGGATCGACCGTCCGACCGGCACCCTGATCCGCCGCTACGAACGCGACCGGCCCGGCGAGCTGATCCACATCGACGTGAAGAAGCTCGGCCGGATCCCCGACGGCGGCGGTCACAGGACCCTGGGCCGCCAGGCCGGCCGCGCCACCCGCAGCAACATGGGCTTCGACTACATCCACTCTGCCGTCGACGACCATTCCCGCCTGGCCTACAGCGAGATCCACCCCGACGAGAAGGTCGCGACCTGCGCGGGCTTCCTCACCCGCGCAGCCGCCTTCTTCCACCGCCAGGGCATCCCCCGCATCGAGCGGGTCCTGACGGACAACGCCTGGGCCTACCGCAAGGGCCTGGCCTGGAGGAACGCCCTCGCGGACCTCGGCGCCACAGGCAAGCTGACCCGGGCCTACCGGCCCCAGACCAACGGCAAGGTCGAACGCTTCAACCGCACCCTGCTCGACGAATGGGCCTACATCCGGCCCTACACCGCCAACACCGAGCGGGCCGAAGCCCTGGCAGACTTCCTCCACACCTACAACCACCACCGCAGCCACACCGCACTCGGCGGCCACCCACCCATCACCCGTGTCAACAACCCTGCGGGTCAATACACCTAG
- a CDS encoding aminoglycoside phosphotransferase family protein, with amino-acid sequence MIIEPSLVRGLIAAQFPHWTDLPVEAVDASGTANAIYRLGTDKAVRLPRTEGSAADVATEHRWLPRLAGQLPFPVPLPLAQGAPDKSFPRPWSVCTWLEGTNPRPGDASSSSDLLAADLAEFVLALRRIAPEDAPPAYRSEPLASRDRATSEALATLAGIVDAEAVAAAWKESLAAPPFTAAPVWVHGDLQPGNVLVADGRLTAVIDFGCTGLADPAVDLIAAWYLLTPGARQTFRTAIAADDATWTRGRGWALSIALLELTHYRETNPVMARIAAHVIEEIVADTAKRA; translated from the coding sequence ATGATCATTGAACCGTCGCTCGTACGCGGCCTGATCGCCGCCCAGTTCCCGCACTGGACGGACCTGCCCGTGGAGGCGGTCGACGCGAGCGGGACGGCGAACGCGATCTACCGCCTGGGCACCGACAAGGCCGTGCGGCTGCCCCGTACCGAGGGCAGTGCGGCGGATGTGGCGACGGAACACCGCTGGCTGCCGCGACTTGCCGGGCAACTGCCGTTCCCGGTACCGCTCCCGCTCGCCCAGGGGGCCCCGGACAAGTCATTCCCCCGCCCCTGGTCGGTCTGCACCTGGCTGGAGGGCACGAACCCGCGTCCCGGCGACGCCTCTTCGTCCTCGGACCTCCTGGCGGCGGACCTGGCGGAGTTCGTACTGGCACTCCGCCGGATCGCCCCGGAGGACGCCCCGCCCGCATACCGCAGCGAGCCCTTGGCTTCCCGCGACCGGGCGACCAGCGAGGCGCTGGCGACCCTGGCCGGAATCGTGGACGCGGAGGCCGTCGCCGCGGCCTGGAAGGAGTCCCTGGCCGCCCCACCCTTCACGGCCGCCCCCGTCTGGGTGCACGGCGACCTCCAGCCGGGCAACGTCCTGGTCGCGGACGGCCGCCTCACCGCGGTCATCGACTTCGGCTGCACGGGCCTGGCCGACCCGGCGGTCGACCTGATCGCGGCCTGGTATCTGCTGACGCCCGGAGCCAGGCAGACGTTCCGCACGGCGATCGCGGCCGACGACGCCACATGGACGAGGGGAAGAGGCTGGGCGCTGTCCATAGCCCTGCTGGAGCTGACCCACTACCGGGAGACGAACCCGGTGATGGCACGGATCGCGGCGCACGTGATCGAGGAGATCGTGGCCGATACCGCGAAGCGGGCGTAG
- a CDS encoding helix-turn-helix domain-containing protein, giving the protein MLEQPYFGRRLKQLRSERGLSQAALAGDGMSTGYVSRLESGSRQPTARAVQHLASRLGIGVAAFEEEGRPADSLAQALAIAASATSDAALEALERALYPGDGQDPLLRWQGLWLVAQGRRQHSDHARERVVLEELVALGDELGLPTLRARGFTQLARCLRACGEIVPAVEAATTAHGLARDYDLPVPDMAASLLALVSAESEAGRLTEARVHADELTALNVPRSEPLGAEALWTAAAVRVRQGDLDAAQKLLEEALDGFAGAENLPLWTRLRVAAARLHLQKSPPELGASERYIEQAETGMVFVGIPALEQEVTFIKAEISFQRGQFADARVLLDRVRAADPRMTYRTRVRLEILDSRLLIIEGRDQEGLERMRTLAEEAQAASSIDLAADIWRLLAETLAAARATP; this is encoded by the coding sequence GTGTTGGAACAGCCTTACTTCGGGCGGCGACTCAAGCAGCTGCGGAGCGAGCGGGGCCTGTCCCAAGCCGCGCTCGCCGGCGACGGCATGTCCACCGGCTATGTCTCCCGGCTGGAGTCCGGATCGCGGCAGCCGACCGCACGCGCCGTGCAGCACCTGGCCTCCCGGCTGGGCATCGGCGTCGCGGCCTTCGAGGAGGAGGGCCGCCCCGCCGACTCGCTGGCGCAGGCCCTGGCCATCGCCGCTTCGGCCACGTCCGACGCGGCCCTCGAAGCGCTGGAACGCGCGCTGTACCCGGGTGATGGGCAGGACCCCCTGCTGCGCTGGCAGGGCCTCTGGCTCGTCGCGCAGGGGCGGCGGCAGCACAGTGACCATGCCAGGGAGCGGGTCGTTCTGGAGGAGCTCGTCGCGCTGGGTGACGAACTCGGTCTGCCGACCCTGCGGGCCCGCGGCTTCACCCAGCTGGCGCGCTGCCTGCGCGCCTGCGGGGAGATCGTCCCCGCCGTCGAGGCGGCCACGACGGCCCACGGCCTGGCCCGGGACTACGATCTCCCGGTGCCGGACATGGCGGCCAGCCTGCTGGCCCTGGTGTCGGCCGAGTCCGAGGCGGGGCGGCTGACCGAGGCCCGGGTCCACGCCGACGAACTGACGGCGCTGAACGTGCCGAGGTCGGAACCGCTGGGGGCGGAGGCCCTGTGGACGGCGGCCGCCGTGCGGGTACGGCAGGGGGATCTCGACGCCGCGCAGAAGCTGCTGGAGGAGGCGCTCGACGGCTTCGCCGGGGCGGAGAACCTGCCGCTCTGGACCCGGCTGCGGGTGGCGGCGGCACGGCTGCACCTGCAGAAGTCCCCGCCGGAGCTGGGCGCTTCGGAGCGGTACATCGAGCAGGCCGAGACGGGCATGGTCTTCGTCGGGATTCCCGCGCTGGAGCAAGAGGTGACCTTCATCAAGGCCGAGATCTCCTTCCAGCGGGGGCAGTTCGCCGATGCGCGCGTCCTGCTGGACCGGGTGCGTGCGGCCGATCCGCGCATGACGTACCGCACCCGGGTGCGCCTGGAGATCCTTGACAGCCGGCTGCTGATCATCGAGGGCCGGGATCAGGAGGGGCTGGAGCGGATGCGGACCCTGGCGGAGGAGGCCCAGGCGGCCTCCAGCATCGATCTCGCCGCCGACATCTGGCGGCTGCTGGCCGAGACGCTGGCCGCCGCCCGCGCCACGCCCTAG
- a CDS encoding M6 family metalloprotease domain-containing protein encodes MQQPRHRIRRHRRPIALAGATALVIAAMASASTTLPSVGRASAGPAATVQDSALAPCRISAAMGVQMSEGLPTPPGYARSTGEVRALNLMIDFPDAEGTEPATDRFAEFFPQTSEWFRTSSYGRLVYRPEAPLKDWLRMPMAFTEYGIERGSPFEPGYRQLVKDIVAAADPRVDFSEYDLVNILVSPNAGPSALDTVLSVTFSGNDEAPEADGVPLANTSFVYSRQDDGSGSYAETGYRVLPHENGHVFGLPDLYTMEGGGSVGHWDIMSEDWGANNDLLAWHKWKLGWLDNEQISCASQPGVSEHTLGPLAAEGGTKLAFVPLSAQSGYAVEVRTTAGNDEAVCRPGVLIYKVSSDVDTGQGPVSVADATEDSGGCTRRPNVHAELSDAPFRPGQTFTDRANGVRISVLDEDDDGNYRVRVTRP; translated from the coding sequence ATGCAGCAGCCCCGCCACCGGATACGCAGACACCGCCGCCCGATCGCCCTGGCCGGAGCGACCGCGCTGGTCATAGCGGCCATGGCCTCGGCCAGCACCACCCTCCCCTCCGTCGGCCGTGCCTCGGCGGGCCCGGCGGCCACCGTCCAGGACTCCGCGCTCGCCCCGTGCCGGATCTCCGCGGCCATGGGCGTACAGATGTCCGAGGGCCTGCCGACCCCGCCCGGCTACGCCCGTTCGACCGGCGAGGTCAGGGCGCTCAACCTGATGATCGACTTCCCGGACGCGGAGGGGACGGAACCCGCGACGGACCGGTTCGCGGAGTTCTTCCCGCAGACCTCCGAGTGGTTCCGGACCAGCTCCTACGGCCGGCTCGTCTACCGGCCCGAGGCCCCCCTCAAGGACTGGCTGCGGATGCCGATGGCGTTCACGGAGTACGGGATAGAGCGCGGCTCACCGTTCGAGCCGGGCTACCGCCAGCTGGTGAAGGACATCGTCGCGGCCGCCGACCCCCGGGTCGACTTCTCGGAGTACGACCTGGTCAACATCCTGGTCAGCCCGAACGCCGGCCCCTCCGCGCTGGACACCGTGCTCTCGGTGACCTTCTCCGGCAACGACGAGGCCCCGGAGGCGGACGGCGTGCCGCTCGCCAACACCTCGTTCGTCTACAGCCGCCAGGACGACGGGTCGGGGTCGTACGCCGAGACCGGCTACCGGGTCCTGCCGCACGAGAACGGCCATGTCTTCGGGCTGCCCGACCTCTACACGATGGAGGGCGGCGGCTCGGTCGGGCACTGGGACATCATGTCCGAGGACTGGGGCGCCAACAACGACCTTTTGGCCTGGCACAAGTGGAAGCTCGGCTGGCTCGACAACGAGCAGATCAGCTGCGCCTCGCAGCCCGGCGTCAGCGAGCACACGCTCGGCCCGCTGGCCGCCGAGGGCGGCACCAAGCTCGCCTTCGTCCCGCTGAGCGCCCAGTCCGGCTACGCCGTGGAGGTGCGCACGACGGCGGGCAACGACGAGGCGGTCTGCCGGCCCGGGGTGCTGATCTACAAGGTCAGCTCCGACGTGGACACCGGCCAGGGACCGGTCTCCGTCGCCGACGCCACCGAGGACAGCGGCGGCTGCACCCGGCGCCCCAACGTGCACGCGGAGCTGTCCGACGCCCCGTTCCGGCCCGGCCAGACCTTCACCGACCGGGCCAACGGCGTACGGATATCCGTGCTGGACGAGGACGACGACGGCAACTACCGGGTACGGGTCACGCGCCCGTGA
- a CDS encoding AMP-binding protein produces MPHTVPSPDPGAAASAEPARRAARVEASLTAPGAPFAVVLGERGTREYADGPRTLREFVETTWAYGDAPFLIAGERTCSYGEFFAAASALAVRLRERYGLRPGDRAVIASGNRPEWQIAFWAAQLAGLVAVPLDAGWPEEAFTYALEDCEPGVLLVDGERLGQVAGWARRTGTRVVLFPGGERAADRRRAAFPGGGQATDGLPVERYEDFPAPDPLAAPPDVAPRPEDDATILYTRGATGRPRGAVATHLAQAGAALSARYHAAASARAGGAIPGLEPAPVRPMTFPFSDAAAFTGFYGAMAAGGALALMDDPAGGGPEGPAPLPGHGLASGYGLASGYGLASGYGLAETCGVVLAPFGDDCRAEPGCAGRPAPVTEVLITGPSGEGRPDGEPGELWLRGQSLFRGYWRDAAATGAAFGDGGWFRTGDRAVRRDGWVSIVGRLTGA; encoded by the coding sequence GTGCCGCACACCGTCCCGTCCCCGGACCCCGGAGCAGCCGCATCGGCTGAGCCCGCCCGGCGCGCCGCGCGCGTCGAGGCCTCCCTCACCGCGCCCGGCGCACCCTTCGCCGTGGTGCTCGGCGAGCGGGGGACGCGGGAGTACGCCGACGGCCCCCGTACGCTCCGGGAGTTCGTGGAGACCACCTGGGCCTACGGGGACGCGCCGTTCCTGATCGCGGGGGAACGGACCTGCTCCTACGGGGAGTTCTTCGCCGCCGCCTCGGCTCTCGCGGTACGTCTGCGCGAGCGGTACGGGCTGCGCCCCGGCGACCGTGCCGTGATCGCGTCGGGGAACCGTCCCGAGTGGCAGATCGCCTTCTGGGCCGCCCAGTTGGCCGGTCTCGTCGCCGTACCCCTGGACGCCGGGTGGCCCGAGGAAGCGTTCACGTACGCGCTGGAGGACTGCGAGCCCGGGGTGCTGCTGGTGGACGGGGAGCGGCTGGGGCAGGTCGCCGGCTGGGCCCGGCGGACCGGGACGCGCGTCGTCCTCTTCCCCGGTGGTGAGCGGGCGGCGGACCGCCGGCGTGCCGCGTTCCCCGGCGGGGGGCAGGCGACGGACGGTCTGCCTGTCGAGCGGTACGAGGATTTCCCCGCCCCCGACCCGCTGGCCGCGCCGCCCGACGTGGCCCCCCGGCCGGAGGACGACGCCACGATCCTCTACACCCGCGGCGCCACCGGCCGCCCCCGGGGCGCGGTGGCCACGCATCTCGCCCAGGCCGGTGCCGCGCTCAGTGCCCGCTACCACGCGGCGGCCTCCGCACGGGCGGGCGGCGCCATCCCGGGGCTGGAGCCCGCCCCGGTCCGGCCGATGACGTTCCCGTTCTCCGACGCCGCCGCGTTCACCGGCTTCTACGGTGCGATGGCGGCCGGCGGCGCCCTCGCCCTGATGGACGATCCCGCCGGGGGCGGGCCGGAGGGTCCCGCGCCGCTTCCGGGCCACGGCCTCGCCTCCGGCTACGGCCTCGCCTCCGGCTACGGCCTCGCCTCCGGCTACGGCCTCGCCGAGACGTGCGGCGTCGTTCTCGCGCCGTTCGGCGACGACTGCCGTGCCGAGCCCGGCTGCGCGGGCCGGCCCGCCCCGGTCACGGAGGTGCTGATCACCGGGCCGTCGGGCGAGGGACGGCCCGATGGGGAGCCGGGGGAGCTGTGGCTGCGCGGCCAGTCGCTGTTCCGCGGCTACTGGCGCGACGCGGCGGCGACCGGAGCCGCCTTCGGTGACGGCGGCTGGTTCCGTACGGGGGACCGTGCCGTACGCCGCGACGGGTGGGTCTCGATCGTCGGCAGGCTCACGGGCGCGTGA